The following nucleotide sequence is from Streptosporangiales bacterium.
CCACAGGGACCACCGCCACAGGGACCACCGCCACAGGGACCACCGCCACAGGGACCACCGCCACAGGGACCACCGCCACAGGGACCACCGCCACAGGGACCACCGCCACAGGGACCACCCCCGCAGGGCTACCCGGCGCCACCACCGGGGCCGGGGAGCGGTCAACCGCCGGGCTACCCACAACCGCCACAGGGGCCGCCGCCGTTGGGCGGCACGCAGGGACCGCAGTTCGGCGGCTACCAACCGCCTGGCGGCGGTTACCAGCCGCCGCCACCACCGGGCTACGGGCCGCCATCCGGAGGCGGCGGTGGGTCGAAGATGCCGCTGATCATCGCCTTGGTGGTCGTCGGCGTCCTGGTGCTCGGCGCGGTCACCGTCGGCGGCATCGCGGTGGTGCGGGCCAGCTCGGACGACCCGACCCCGACGCCCAAGCCGAAGACGAGCACCTCCACGTCCAGCTCGAGTGCGTCCCCGAGCCCCACCCCGTCGACGTCGTCGTCGCTGCCGGCATTGCCGGAGCGGATCAACGACCGGTCCGACGACCCGGACCCGCTGACGCTGAAGGAGCTCTACCCCGCCAGGTACAAGGCCACGAGCGGCAACGTCTACAAGCGGGTCAAGCGGGCGATGTACGACCAGTGCGGCACAGTCGCCATCGGCGCGAAGCTTAAGGGCCGGCTGTCCCGCGGCAACTGCACGCAGGTCGCGGTGGCCACGTACGTGGACAAGAAGAACAAGACGGCCGTCAGCGTCGGCCTGGCGAACCTGAAGGACAAGAACGCGAGCACGAAGGTGCAGACGGCGGTCAGCCCGTCCAACCGCATCGTGTTCCGCCCGCTCGACGGCCCCGGCGCGAGCATCACCGGCAAGAGCTTCTTCGAGCTCGCCAACACCGTCGGGCACTACACCGAGTGGGAAGCCATGACGTACACCGACCGCTCACCGAAACGGGGCAAGACGCACCTGAAGCTCCTCACCGCGAAGGCGGAGCTCAGCAAGATGCTCAACGAACCGCTCTCCGAGCGAATGGCCAACGCCGACCCCTGAGCGAAGCTACGTGGACGGGGTGCGGCGGGTTCTGGTGACGGCGGCACGGGCCGCGAGGTCGCCGTCCGGGGGGTAGTGCACTTCGGTGAGGGTCAGGCCGTGTGCGGGCATCACCGTGACGGCGGAGTCGCGCTCGCCGGCGGCGAGTACCTCGGCGGGCCATGCCACCGGCCGACGGCCCGTGCCGACGGCGACCGCCGCGCCGACCAGCGCGCGCACCATGTTGTGGCAGAACGCGTCCGCCGCCACCTCGGCGACGAGCACGCCGTCGGCGCCGCGGGACCAGTCGTACTGCAGCAGCCGCCTGATCGTGGTGGCACCCTTCCTCGGCCGGCAGTACGCCGCGAAGTCGTGCTCCCCGACCAGCGCCCGGCACCCCTCGGCCATCGCGGCCACGTCGAGCGGGTGCCGGTGCCAGACGGTGTCGTGCCGGCGCAGCGGGTCGGGGCCGGCCGGGTCGTCGCAGAGCCGGTAGACGTAGTGCCGCGACAGCGCGGAGAACCGCGCGTCGAAGCCCTCGGGGGCACGCCGCACGCCGAAGACCCGGACGTCCCCGGGGAGCACCCCGGCCAGCCGGCGCACCAGGTGCTCGGTGGCCTCCGCGGCGGCCGCGGCAGGCACGTCCAGGTGCGCGACCTGGCCGCGCGCGTGCACGCCGGCGTCGGTACGGCCAGCCACCGTCAGCCGCGGCGGGTCGGCCAGCCGCAGCACCCGGCCGATCGCCTCCTCGAGCAGCCCCTGGACCGTACGGCGGCCGGGCTGCGCCGCCCAGCCGGACAGCTGCGCGCCGTCGTAGCCGATGTCCAGGCGAAGCCGCACGGGCCCGTCTCCAGGAGTGGAGACGGGCCCGTGTGCGGTCGGTTCGGCGGTCAGGACTCGCCCTTGTCCTTGCCGTCGTCGTCGGCCGGGGCGTCGGCGTCGTCCGCGTCCGACGCCGTGGGCTCGGCGTCGGCCTCCTCCGTCGTCTCCTCGGCCTCGTCGGAGGCTGCGGCCTTCTTCGCGGCGGTCTTCTTCGCCGCCGTCTTCTTGGCCGCGGCCTTCTTCGCCGCCGGGGTCTCGGCCATCTCCTCGACGAGCTCGATCACCGCCAGCGGGGCGTTGTCGCCCTTGCGGGCGCCGATCTTCGTGATCCTCGTGTAGCCACCGGGCCGGTTCACGTACCGCGGCCCGACCTCGTCGAACAGCTCCTGCACGACGTCCTTGTCGCGGATGACCTTGGCGACCTGACGGCGGGCGTGCAGGTCACCACGCCTGGCCTTGGTGATCAGCCGCTCGGCAAGCGGGCGCAGCCGCTTGGCCTTCGTCACCGTGGTGGTGATCCGGCCGTGCTCGAACAGCTGTGTCGCGAGGTTGGCCAGGATCAACCGCTCGTGACTCGGGCTACCGCCAAGGCGCGGGCCCCTGTTGGGCGTGGGCATCGGGGTTGTCTCCTAGATCTGTCCTTGTGGGTCAGTGTCCGAGCCGCAGGCTCAGAACTGCTCCGTCTCCGCGAAACCCTGGTCGTCGTCGAGGTCGTCGTCGTACGAATCGCGCACGACGGCGTTCGGGTCGAAGCCGGGCGCGGAGTCCTTCAGCGCCAGGCCGAGCTCCTCCAGCTTCGCCTTCACCTCGTCGATGGACTTCGCACCGAAGTTGCGGATGTCGAGCAGGTCGGCCTCGCTGCGACCGATCAGCTCGCCGACGGTGTGGATGCCCTCCCGCTTCAGGCAGTTGTACGACCGGACGGTCAGGTCGAGGTCCTCCACCGGCATGGCGAGGTCGGCGGCGAGCTGCGCGTCCACCGGGGACGGGCCCACCTCGATGCCCTCGGCCTCGGTGTTGAGCTCCCTGGCCAGGCCGAACAGCTCGACCAGCGTGCGACCGGCGCTCGCGACGGCGTCGCGCGGCCGCATCGACGGCTTGGTCTCGACGTCGACGATCAGCTTGTCGAAGTCGGTGCGCTGCTCGACACGGGTCGCCTCGACCTTGTAGCTGACCTTCAGCACCGGCGAGTAGATCGAGTCGATCGGCATCCGCCCGATCTCGGCGTCCGGGCGCTTGTTCTGCGGCGCAGAGACGTAGCCACGGCCGCGCTCGACGGTGAGCTCCACCTCGAGCTTCGCCTTCGCGTTCAGCGTGG
It contains:
- a CDS encoding DNA-directed RNA polymerase subunit alpha → MLIAQRPVLSEEQVDEYRSRFVIEPLEPGFGYTIGNSLRRTLLSSIPGAAVTSIRIEGVLHEFSTIPGVKEDVTDLILNLKELVVSSDHDEPVTMYLRKQGEGEVTAADVTPPAGVEVHNPDLHIATLNAKAKLEVELTVERGRGYVSAPQNKRPDAEIGRMPIDSIYSPVLKVSYKVEATRVEQRTDFDKLIVDVETKPSMRPRDAVASAGRTLVELFGLARELNTEAEGIEVGPSPVDAQLAADLAMPVEDLDLTVRSYNCLKREGIHTVGELIGRSEADLLDIRNFGAKSIDEVKAKLEELGLALKDSAPGFDPNAVVRDSYDDDLDDDQGFAETEQF
- the truA gene encoding tRNA pseudouridine(38-40) synthase TruA, whose protein sequence is MTAEPTAHGPVSTPGDGPVRLRLDIGYDGAQLSGWAAQPGRRTVQGLLEEAIGRVLRLADPPRLTVAGRTDAGVHARGQVAHLDVPAAAAAEATEHLVRRLAGVLPGDVRVFGVRRAPEGFDARFSALSRHYVYRLCDDPAGPDPLRRHDTVWHRHPLDVAAMAEGCRALVGEHDFAAYCRPRKGATTIRRLLQYDWSRGADGVLVAEVAADAFCHNMVRALVGAAVAVGTGRRPVAWPAEVLAAGERDSAVTVMPAHGLTLTEVHYPPDGDLAARAAVTRTRRTPST
- the rplQ gene encoding 50S ribosomal protein L17, which encodes MPTPNRGPRLGGSPSHERLILANLATQLFEHGRITTTVTKAKRLRPLAERLITKARRGDLHARRQVAKVIRDKDVVQELFDEVGPRYVNRPGGYTRITKIGARKGDNAPLAVIELVEEMAETPAAKKAAAKKTAAKKTAAKKAAASDEAEETTEEADAEPTASDADDADAPADDDGKDKGES